tgaagccacgcccccttgGTTCACAGCCCCGCCCACAGAGGCCTGCCCCGCCCATTGTGCTAGCCCCACCCAAAGCTTTAAAGCCCCGCCCCCCNNNNNNNNNNNNNNNNNNNNNNNNNNNNNNNNNAAGGCCAGCCTGTGTCTCCCCTTAACCCCGCCCTTTTCGCCCCTTAGCCCCGCCCCTTCCGGCCTTGCCAGGCCCTGATTGGCTCACCGCCGGGAAGTGCACGGTCATTGGCAGGAAGAGGAGTGGCAGCACCCGCAGCACCGCCCGCACCGCCCCCGCGTGGGGGCTGCTGACGCCTGACTCCGCCCCCGCCTGCAATGAGAAACACCATTGGTCAGTGCAGACCACGCTCCCTCCCTCTTTACGCCACGTGCCTACAACGAGCCACGCCATTGGTTGCAATGTTGAGTACCTCAAATCCCCATAGAACCTCATTATATGGCTGTAATCCCACTCCCATACACACAGGGGCGCTACTGAGCTCCCCATATCCGCATAGAGCCCCATTATATGGGTGTAGTTGCAAGATCATCCACATGGTGACGCTGCTCACTCCCATATTCCCATAGGCCTTCACAATTCCCCCATAGGAGCTGTAATTCCACCCCAAACAACGCGGTGGCGCTGCTGAGCCGCCACACTCTTAGTCCTGCAAGATTGTACCTCCAGGACCGTTCACGTGGTGGCGCTGCTAAGTTCCCCATAACTTTATAGTCCTTTTAGGGAACTGTAATCTCCCCCCCAACCACACGATGGCGCTACTAAGTTTCATTCCCCACGTCCCTGTAGGACACTAATACATGAATATAATTCCACCCCCAACCACACGATGGCGGTGCTGAGCCCCCCGCATTAGTCCACTCAGCTTGTAACTACAAGACCATCCACACGACGGTGCTGGCGCTGCTGAGCCTCCCCCGCAATTAGTCCTCCCAGGTTGTACCTCCAGGACCATCCACATGGTGGCGCTGGTGAGCAGCGGCAGCGCGTAGGTCGGGTCTGGGCTGCTCAGATCGGTGATCCAAGCGGCTCCGCCCCCTTTCAGCCCCGGGACGGGAACGGCCGCCATCTGCTGCAGGGCCAGGAAGAAAGACACGAACACGGGGGTCTGACCCCCAAAAGGCGGGGTCAAGACCTTTGACCTTTGACCTCTGACTTCCCCTGACCCCTCCCCCCCATGTGATCATCCTGCTGCGTTCTTATAGGTCCTACATCcaccccataaggaccccatagcACTGCCTATAAGACCCcgaccccataggaaccccaaCCCCACAGCGCTGCCCTACAGGGACCCCGACCCCATAAGGCCCCTGACCCCACAGcgctgccccatagagaccccgaCCCCATAGCAACCATACCCGTATATGGACCCCACCCCACGGTGCTGTCGTCTAGGGAtcctgaccccatagggaccctgACCTCATACTGCTGCCCCACATCTGCCCCACAAGTGCCCCATAACCGCTCCACAGGTCTACCCTATAGAtaccccatagggaccccgtAACTACCCCACAGATCCCCCAGAGCTGTAATTCCACCACCATTCACACGGTGGCGCTGCTGAACCCCATATCCCTATACCCTACAGACCCCCCCATAGGTAAcagaaccccataaaacccccacagctgccccacagctgccccatatcCGCCCCATGGACCCCCACAAGTCCTCCATAATTACCCCACAGATACCCCACAGACCCCCCATAAAtatcccaaagctgccccatagctcccCCACACCCNNNNNNNNNNNNNNNNNNNNNNNNNNNNNNNNNNNNNNNNNNNNNNNNNNNNNNNNNNNNNNNNNNNNNNNNNNNNNNNNNNNNNNNNNNNNNNNNNNNNNNNNNNNNNNNNNNNNNNNNNNNNNNNNNNNNNNNNNNNNNNNNNNNNNNNNNNNNNNNNNNNNNNNNNNNNNNNNNNNNNNNNNNNNNNNNNNNNNNNNNNNNNNNNNNNNNNNNNNNNNNNNNNNNNNNNNNNNNNNNNNNNNNNNNNNNNNNNNNNNNNNNNNNNNNNNNNNNNNNNNNNNNNNNNNNNNNNNNNNNNNNNNNNNNNNNNNNNNNNNNNNNNNNNNNNNNNNNNNNNNNNNNNNNNNNNNNNNNNNNNNNNNNNNNNNNNNNNNNNNNNNNNNNNNNNNNNNNNNNNNNNNNNNNNNNNNNNNNNNNNNNNNNNNNNNNNNNNNNNNNNNNNNNNNNNNNNNNNNNNNNNNNNNNNNNNNNNNNNNNNNNNNNNNNNNNNNNNNNNNNNNNNNNNNNNNNNNNNNNNNNNNNNNNNNNNNNNNNNNNNNNNNNNNNNNNNNNNNNNNNNNNNNNNNNNNNNNNNNNNNNNNNNNNNNNNNNNNNNNNNNNNNNNNNNNNNNNNNNNNNNNNNNNNNNNNNNNNNNNNNNNNNNNNNNNNNNNNNNNNNNNNNNNNNNNNNNNNNNNNNNNNNNNNNNNNNNNNNNNNNNNNNNNNNNNNNNNNNNNNNNNNNNNNNNNNNNNNNNNNNNNNNNNNNNNNNNNNNNNNNNNNNNNNNNNNNNNNNNNNNNNNNNNNNNNNNNNNNNNNNNNNNNNNNNNNNNNNNNNNNNNNNNNNNNNNNNNNNNNNNNNNNNNNNNNNNNNNNNNNNNNNNNNNNNNNNNNNNNNNNNNNNNNNNNNNNNNNNNNNNNNNNNNNNNNNNNNNNNNNNNNNNNNNNNNNNNNNNNNNNNNNNNNNNNNNNNNNNNNNNNNNNNNNNNNNNNNNNNNNNNNNNNNNNNNNNNNNNNNNNNNNNNNNNNNNNNNNNNNNNNNCTACCGGCAGCGATGGCCGCCCACCAGGGCAGCCCCAGGTCCAGGTGCAGGAACTGCAGGAGGTTCTGCACGAAGCCCACGGGACTCAGCGCCCCCAGCCCCAAGTCCTCCAGCCGCACCTCTGCCTGCGGCGGCCCCACAACGGCCTCCACCAGGGGGCGCTGCTGCTCCATAAGTGGGCTCTCTTGCCCCATAAGCGGGCTCTGCTGCCCCATAAGTGGGGCCTCCTGCCCCATAAGTGGGGTCTGCGCCGTAAGTGGGGCCTCCTGCCCCATAGGTGGGTTCTGCTGCCCCATAAGCGGTttctgccccataagtgggCTCTCCTGCCCCATAAGTGGGTTCTCTTGCCCCATAAGTGTCTTCTCCTGCCCCATAAATGGGCTCTCCGGCCCCATGGGGGACGTTGGGGTCACAGCGGCTGCCTGTGGGATGATAAAATTTATGGGGTCGGGATCCGGAAAGGGTCgtctgccccatagctgccccataacTGCACACACggccccatagct
The Meleagris gallopavo isolate NT-WF06-2002-E0010 breed Aviagen turkey brand Nicholas breeding stock unplaced genomic scaffold, Turkey_5.1 ChrUn_random_7180001850542, whole genome shotgun sequence DNA segment above includes these coding regions:
- the OXA1L gene encoding mitochondrial inner membrane protein OXA1L, which codes for MMAAVSPRLRPLLRALRAQELRAPLWARGHNGWRGLGTKAAAVTPTSPMGPESPFMGQEKTLMGQENPLMGQESPLMGQKPLMGQQNPPMGQEAPLTAQTPLMGQEAPLMGQQSPLMGQESPLMEQQRPLVEAVVGPPQAEVRLEDLGLGALSPVGFVQNLLQFLHLDLGLPWWAAIAGSGEVRGQRSKVLTPPFGGQTPVFVSFFLALQQMAAVPVPGLKGGGAAWITDLSSPDPTYALPLLTSATMWMVLEAGAESGVSSPHAGAVRAVLRVLPLLFLPMTVHFPAAIFVYWLTSNTFSLFQTLLLRFPSVRSALRIPAPPPSPPPGPFGVSPQRRDPAKAAEEFLCAPVGLCMAEARATQNAERREWQRRNHLKMAAKGPLRQTFAQNPLAPPAAPAPPAAPKRPWRETLG